The genomic segment AAATTGACATCCTGCGGAATAACGAGATATTATGAACAAACTCTAACTTAGTTTTAAACAACTAATAAAACCCTTAGTTTTTAAACCTTATAAAAAGAAATATAGATTTTGTTATGGTGATATTATTTAAAATTCAAATTTTTTTCTATATTTAATGGTTTATTTTTTTATCATTACATTCAAAATAAAAACACAAGCTATCGGAGGATAATATATGCAATTTAAAATGAAGCTTAATACTAAAATGCTTATATCAATATTATCTACTTCTGTAATAATATTCGTTTTAACTATTGGATATATTAGTATTAAATCAAAAAATAATGCTTTAAACAATGCAATAAATATTGCTGATTCTTATGCCAAAGAATATGCAAATATGACAAAAGCTAACATTAATGTTGATATGGATATTGCCAGAGCAATGGCACAGGCATTTAAAGGATATAAAAACATTTCTCCTGACATTAGAATGAATATTTACAATGATATTTTAATAAATATTGCTAAAGAAAATAACAATTTTCTTTCTGTATGGACAAATTGGGAACTTATTGCAATTGACAGTACATGGGACAAACCGTTTGGAAGGGCAAGGTTTACAGTTTACAGAGATCGTAACAATAATATTATTTTTTATTCAGATACTTTAAACCGCTCAGGTGATGTTGTTACTGGTGCATATTATGGCATGAAAATATCAAAGCTCGAAACAATTATGGATCCTTATTTTTTCTCATACACAAAACGAAAAGAAGATGAAATTCTTGAAACCAGTGTTTGTGTACCTATGATAGACAGCAATGAGTTTATTGGAATAGCAGGTATTGATCTTTCATTAGACCGATTTGTTGAAATAATCGATAATATAAAACCTATAAAAAACAGTTTTGCATATTTAATTGCAAATAATGGAGCTATAATAGCCCATCCTAATCATGAATTTATAGGAAAGTTGTTTTCTGATGTACTTGCCGAAGAAGAAAACAAATTTAAGGTTACTAAAAATATAAATGAAGGAAAATCTTTTTCCTATTTTAGAAAAGATATTTTAACCGGTCATGAATTTTACGTTTCATATGCTCCTATTATTATTGGTAAATCAGTAACACCATGGTCGCTTGGAATAGTACTTCCTGTTAATGTTATAATGGCACAAGCAGAAAAAAGTTTTTACATTGCAATTATTGTTGGATTATTTGGATTAGTAATATTAACATTAGTTATTTGGATTATTGCCCGAAATATATCTCTACCGCTCATAAATATTACCAATATTTTAAAATTACTTGCAAAAGGTCATATTGATGAATCAACTAAAATCCATATTTCTTCAAAAGATGAAATAGGTGAGATAGCTGAATCTGTAAATACTCTAGTTAATGGTTTAAATAGCACTGCCCAGTTTGCTAAACAAATTGGAGAAAACAATTTGGATGCTGAATTTTCACTTCTTAGTGATGATGACATTCTCGGAAATTCTCTTTTAGAAATGAGAAAAAGTCTTAAACACGCTGAAGAAGAAGAAAATAAAAGAAAAATTGAAGATAAAAAACAAAATTGGATAACACAAGGAATTGCCAAGTTTGGGGAAATTCTTAGACAAACCAATGACAATTTAGAAACACTTTCATTTAATATAATGAGCAATTTAATTGATTATATTGATGCTAATCAAGGTGCTTTGTATGTTAAAAACGAAGATGATGATAATAATATTTTTTATGAACTAAAATCTGCTATTGCATATGGAAGAAGCAAAATTTTAGATAAAAAATTCAAACCCGGACAAGGACTTGTTGGCAGATGTGCTCATGAAAAACTTAGTATATATTTGTTAGATATTCCCGAAGATTATATCAGCATAAAATCGGGACTTGGCAAATCAAACCCAAAATGCATTTTATTAATTCCTATTAAATTGAACGAAGAAATATTTGGTGTAATTGAATTAGCTTCATTTAATAAATTCGAAGAATATCATATTAAATTTGTAGAAAAACTTGGTGAAAGTATTGCTTCAACAATTTCAAGCGTTAAAATAAATGAAAAAACAGCAAAACTTTTAGAACAAGCTCAACAACAAAGCGAAGAACTATCTGCCCAGGAAGAAGAAATGCGTCAAAATCTTGAAGAGCTGCAAGCAACACAAGAGGAATCAACAAGAAGAGAAACAGAAATGAATGGAATGGTTGATGCGTTAAATACTACAGTTTTAATTATGGAAATTGATATGGAGGGCAATATAACAACTGTGAATGATAAATATCTTGAAATTTATGGATTACCAAGAGATAAAATGTTAGGAAAAAAACATTCCGATTTTGTTATTTCCGCAAAATTTGATTCAAACATGTATTATAAATTGTGGGATGATCTAAAGTTTGGTAAAACAATGAAAGAAACTATGTATATTGAATCTCATGGTGTTGAGTATTGGCTCTTATCAACATATACACCAATTTTTGATACAAAAGGTAAAGCTCTTAAAATACTCAATATTTCAATAAATATTACTGAAAGTAAACAACAGGAAGAAGAAGTAAAATTATTACTTGAAGAAGCAAATAATAGAGCACAGGAATTTTCTGAAGATCAAAAAATAATGACCGAAAATTTAGAGGATATTAAGGATGCACATGAAAAAATTGAAGAAGAATTAAGAAAAGAAATTGAAAAGCTAAAATCTCAAAAAGGTTAAATTCAAAACCTCTGACCCATGTGTTTATTATGAACTAATTATAGCTATCTTTTCGTAAAATAAAATTGTCGTATTTTAGTCTTCAGTCGGCAGTCGGCAGTCCTTTAGCTTTCTGCTACCTAATTGCTATACTGAAAACTTTTCTAAAATTTTATTTGTGATTTTTGTGACAACTATAATTACGAAGAGTCAGGATGTCTGAAATTATTAAAGTCTATTTAGTGCATCTAAGAAAACTCCTATATTGTCATTTCGACTGAAAGGAGAAATCTCATAACAAAATGTATATCAATTGAAAGAGATTTCTCCTTTCAGTCGAAATGACAGCATAATTGTAAATTTAAAGGGTTTTCTCACATACACTACAATTAGTGTTTTCTTTTATTTTCAACGGGTTGAATGTAGTTTAAATACACTATTTAAGTTATCTTTCAAGCATTATTTAATATAATCATCTCCACCATAAACAACTATCGTATCGGTAGCTGTGCTATATCCGCCAAACACACCTACTCCACCTTCAACATTACTATAAACACTGATTTTTTCCATAAAAGGATCCCAGTTTGCATCCATATGTTTATAATATGTTGCAAGGTATTTAAAATAATCTTCACTTATTGATTTTAAATTAATAACAATTGATGTTGTGTCATAAAAATATTTTTCTGACGAAAAAACAAACTCATAAGTATTTCCATTAAATAAATTATCATTAAATAATAACCCCTTTCCCCATAAATATTCTACTATCGAAGGGTCATTACTTTCAACATACATAAAATATTGTGTTGTGTCTGTAATTATAGTATCATTATAATCATCATCATAAGTGTATATACCTATTTGAGTTGGCTCTAAAAGATAATAATTGTTTGTGTTTGCATCATCTTTGAATTTTACTCTAAATTCCAATTGTTCGTACCTGTATCCGTCAATATCAGTTCTCATAACTGAAGCAGTATCAATTGAAATAATATTAGTTTCAAGAGGTATATAACTTTTAGTTTCAACTGTTCCCATATCAGGAACTGTTACTTTGATTTTATATGTGTTTCCTGATGATGGTTTTTGTGTAGTTGATTTGTATAATCCATTATTCAAATAAGCTAAAGTTTCAATTAAATTACCATTTTCATAAACCTCAACTGTAGCATTTTCAATTGCCTGAATATCATTATTCATAATATAACAACTTTTGCTTACACTAACTTTTAATAAACTATCAGGGTTAAACAGGCTATTTACTGTTATCATTCTTCCTTTATCAGGAATATCAATATAAACAGTTTTTTCGCAAGCAATTAAAATTATTAACAAAACTAATATAAAATATAATTTCTTTTTCATTTTCATATGATTTTAAAATTCAAATTTATAGCTTACTGAAGGAATTATTGGGAACAAACTAAGTTGTTTCAGCACTTTCTTGTTTTGATCATTTCTGTAATTATATTCATGAGCAAAATATAAGAAAAATGGATTTTGACGATTATAAGCATTATACAATCCAAAACTCCATGTGCGTTTACCCCATTTTTTTTCTTTATGGAAATTTACTCCTACATCAAGCCTGTGGTATGAAGGCATACGAAATCCGTTTCTGTTTTCAAAATATTCAATATCACCTCCTTGAAAATATCCTTCCAGTGATTCTTCTAATGAAGCATATCGTTCAATACCAAGAGTTGTAGTGTTTCCGGTTCCATAAACCCAAGTTAAACCTACATCGATATTATCGTTAAATTTATGGGTAATTACAATACTTATATCGTGCCGTCTATCATATTTATATGGAAATATTTTACCGAAACCAATATTTTCGAATTGCCGTTCCGACCATGATAGTGTGTATCCTATCCATCCTGTAGTTTTTCCTATATCTTTTTTTATTAGAAATTCTGCTCCATAACTCCATCCTTTGCCTATTTCAACTTTATTTTCCCAATTATCTCCGGTAGAAAAATAACTTGCTCCTTCTTTATATTCTATCAAATTATGCATATTTTTATAAAAACCTTCAATACTTAAAGCTATTTTATCGGTTAAAGCATAAACCACACCAGCAGCATATTGCCATGAACGTTGAGGTTTAATGGTGTCTGTAACAGGAACCCAGAGGTCTGTAGGCATATTTAATGTTGAGTTTGTAAGCAAATGGATATATTGTGTCATTTTAGTTACAGCAGCCTTAAACGATAATTTTTCATTGTACAAATAACGAATCGAAAATCTTGGTTCAAGCGAATGATATAATTTACCTTTTACATAAAAAGTTGAATAATGCACACCTATATTTGATTTTAATTTAGATGTCAATTTAATATCATCTTCTGCATATAAATAAAATTCATTTGCATAAATATTTTTGTTTCCGAAAGTAGTATCAATATCATAGTCGGAATCATCAGAAATTACACGGAAAGTATTAACTCCGGGATTAAATGTATGATAAGTATTATTTAGTCCAAATCTGATATAATTATTTGGGTTAGGCATATAATCAAAATCAATTTTCCCTGCCCAGTCATAAATACCTGATGAATATTCAATACCGAATTCCTGTTTTTTATTATTTTCTTCATATAAAAATTCCAGACCTGTTAAAAACTTAAATCTACTATATGTTAATGTTGTATTACTAAATAATTTATTGTTTAATATATAATTCCATCGTAAAGCAGATGTAATATTTCCCCATCTTAATCTAAATTTATATTCTTCTTCATAATTATAGCCTTTATCTTTAACAACTGTATAAACTTTATCATTTCCCATATATGAACTTAAATAAAGCCTGCTTTTATCTGAAAATTTATGATTTATCTTAACATTTACATCATAAAAATAATATCCTGCTCTTAATTTATCAATATCTTCGGACTGTGCTATTAAATATTGTATCGGATATGATAAAATATCAATATATGTTCTGCGACCTGATACAATAAACGATGTTTTGTCTTTGACAATAGGACCTTCAATAGTAAGTTTTGCAGCTATTATACCAACAGAGCCCTCACCTTTTATCTTTTTCGTACTCCCTTCTTTCATTCTGATATCAAGTACAGAAGACAACCTGCCGCCATATCTTGCAGGAAATCCACCTTTGATAAGACTAATAGTATTTATAGCATCAGCATTAAAAACCGAAAAAAATCCGAAAAGGTGATTTACATTATAAACAGGAACACCATCTAACAATATAAGATTTTGGTCGGGACCTCCTCCCCTTACATACAAACCACTTGCACCTTCACTTCCTGATTGAACTCCGGGCAACAATTGAATAGTTTTAATAATATCAACTTCGCCAAGTAAAACAGGTAGATTTTTAACCGTTTTAATAGGAATTTCAATTTGGCTCATTTGGGTACTTCTTACTTCCGACAATACTCTGCTATCTGTTACAGTAACTTCTTGTAATTCAATTGATGGCTCTAATGAAATATTAATTTTTATATCTTTTACAAGATTTATTTGTTTTTTGATTGGCGGATAACCAATAAATGAATATATCAACTCTATTTCGCCTTCGGGAAGTGTTAAACTATAAAACCCGTAATTATTCGAGATTGTTCCTTTTAAGGTTTTTGAATCATAGATATTAGTATTTATCAATTTTTCGCCAGACTTAGCATCCTCTACAAAACCACTAATAGTATGAACCTGAGCAAATAAATATGATATATTCAATATCATACATAAAATTAATGCTGATTTTTTCATGTGTGTATAACTAAATAACTGAATATTAACTTAATAATTATTTTCTATATTTTGAAACATAATTTAGTGTATGTGAGAAAACCTTTGAAATTTACAATTATGCTGTCATTTCGAACAAAGTGAGAACTGCGAAGCTCTCACCGAAGGTAAATCTTATTCAATTGATATACATTTTGTTATGAGATTTCTCCTTTCCTGCCTACCGGACAGGCAAGCAATCGAAATGACAATATAGGAGTTTTCTTACGAACACTAATTAATAATTTAGAAAACGATATTGTATAATATTTATTGTTATAATTTAGTGTAAGTAAAAAAATATAAATCAATAGGAATAATTTGAGTAACGCAGAAGTTTGGATTTTTAGAAGTTACCATTAGTAAAATTGGTACTATCACGAGTTTAATGATTTTATCATTTAATCATTTACGCATTTAATCATTTTATCATTTTATCATTTTATCATTTACATATTTAATTATTTCCAATAGAATAATAGTAGAACTGTAAAATCCTAAAACATTTCATCCATCATATTTTCCAAATCAAATTTGTTACCATTTCTTTTTTTTATTTTTCCGTTATTTGGATTTGTGTTGAAACGGTATGTTGCACCTATATAAATTACTCTCGATAGTTTTTTAAACTCACTATCGGAATAAAATCCTTTTCCTTCGGTAATAAAATGAAAACGCATTGTATTTAAAACATCACTAAAACGTAAATTAATGCTTAGATTTTTTTCAGGAAAGTCTTTCCTTGCTCCAAAATCAACCATATACATTGCTCCTCTACTACCCTGTGCTGTTGCTGATTGTGAAAAATAATTTCCACCTACCTGAAAAGATAAATCTTTATTTAACGAAAACATATTAGTCATACGAGCAGTCCAGTTCATACTTTCATTAGTTGTTGAATTATCTTCAAAATTTGTAGCATCAACAATATTTTTAAAATAGGAAATATTTGTATTTATTTTCCACCATTTAATTAAATTAAAATTTCCTATAAATTCAATTCCATAATTAGTTTTTTCATCAATATTAACATAAGTCATAAGCATATTATTATCATCAATAAGTTGTCTGTAACGACTCATAGCATCATTTATCTGTTTGTAAAATAATGATGTAATAAGAAAATTCTTTTTAAACCTGTACTTATAATTTAACTCATAAGAATCAATTAATTCAGGCATTAATGAAGGGTTTCCCTGTCGCAAAAAGAGCGGATTAGAATAATTTATAAAAGGATTTAGCATTCTCGAACGTGGGCGGTTGATTCTTCTTGAATAGCTCAGTTGCAACTGATTATTTTTGTTAAATTCCCTGCTAATATGCAAAGTTGGAAAATAATTAAAATAATCATCAGCAAAATTTTTGTTGGTGGTTTTTTGTTGTGAATTTCTATAAACCTGTTCAAGCCGCACACCTATCATCCACTGAAAACTAAACAATTGGCTCGAAAACATTGAATAAACAGAATGAATTTGTTCATCATAAATAAAATGATTGGTGGTTATAGTATCCATTATCCAATTACTAAGTAGTGCATCATAATTTTCAAAAAGATAATCATCATCATTATTATTGAACATACTTTTATAACCAATTTCAAAACGGGTAAACTCATTAAAAGGGTGAACATAGTCAGTTTGAATGGAAGATAATTTACTATAATCATCTTTATAATTTTGTTGCTTTGATACTGAATCAATTTCTAAGTCATCCAAAATATCATACTCATAATCTATTGTTTGAAAAGTATTACTGATATTCTCAGAATAAGTTGCACTTGCAGTTAGTTTATGTTCTGGATTATCAAATTTCTTTTCATAATCTAATGAAACGTCAATTGAATTTCTGTTTGATTCATCATTATTAAAAACATCATACAAAGAGATTTTTTTATAGTCCTGATTTTCTTCGAGATAATTAGTATTTCCTGAGCTACCGTATTCTCTATAACGATAAATGACAGAACCCGATAATGTATTGTTATTATTCAAATAATAATTAATCCCGGCTTTAACTGTATGCGAAAGAATTTCTCTTTGTTTGTTTCCAATTTGAGTTAAATAAAATACCGAATCAGAAATTGTATTAACCTGATTAGTAGTACCTGAAAATCTCTTCATATTATTTCTAAAATCATATCCTGTATAAAAATTGAATTTCGTAATTCGCAAATTAGCGTTAACAGAAGTATTAAAATGATTGCTGGTACCAGCATTTCCTGACACCGATAAATTAAATCCTTTTTGTTTATTTTTTTTCATTTTAACATTTATTATACCGGACAATCCATCAGGGTCATATTTAGCGGAAGGATTTGTAATAATTTCAATGGAATTAATAGAGCTTGCAGAAATTTGTTGCAAAACATCAGAACTACTGGCAAATGCCGATTTTTTACCATCAATCAATATTGTAATATTTGAACTTCCCCTAATACTCACTTTATCATCCATATCAACTGTTACCGATGGAGCATTTTTAAGAACATCTATTGCTGTTCCTCCAACACTTGTCATGTCTTGTTCAACATTAATAACTTTTTTATCTAATTTATATTCAACTATAGGTTTATTACCTGTAATAGTAACTTCCTGTAAATTATGTGTTACAGGCTTATATTTAATTTTATTTAAGTAAACTGTTGGCGTTTTTGGAGTAACTTTAATATTTTCAATTACTGTAGATTCGTAGCCAATAAAATTAATCTTAATAAAATAGCGACCATATTGTAAATTATCAAGAATAAATATCCCTTCTTGGTTCGTTATTGTTCCGCCGGTTAAAACAGAGTCTCTTTTCTTGAATAGTGATATAGTGGCATATTCTATAGGCTGTAAAGTATTATCATCAATAACTATTCCTTTAATAATGCCGATTTTTTGTTCAAAATTTGCATTTCGTTCCTGACCTTGTGCAAAAATAATAAGCTGGAAACAAAAATAAATTGATAAAATAAATAGTAATCTTTTCACTTTTTATAATAATTAAACTGTTTTTATATTAAAGAATCCCGATGTGTTCGGGATTTTCTATCTATAAATTAATTTATGATAATATTTTCTATTTTATTGATATACTGTATTTTAATTATACTAAAACTATAATAATATGTGGCGGAATAATAAGTTAATAAGGTTTTTTTAATACATTCACAATTGCTACTAAGGTTAATTTACTCAAGATAAGGTTTCATTTTAAAAATCTTATTTCCAAATTTTTAACCTTAGTAGGATAATTAATATCGAGTAAGTTTAACCTTATTACCTTATTTAATCATTAACAACGTACCGCCATCTTTAATATTAGTGTTTAAAGCTATAATGTATTGTTTATTAGTTGTTTAAATAAGCCTTTCATATAATTTATAATACATAGAAAATTGCTGATGTGTTCGGGATTCTATTAAAATAACTAATAAATTGTAAATTTTTCTCTTGACAAATTTTAAATCAATTTCTCATTCCTCCCTGCCCCCTTGGCGGTTGTCCTTTTCCTCGTATTTGTTTAATCAAATGTTGTTTAAACTGGTGCTCGGCTCTGATTAATTTTATAATTTGTATAGGTGTAAGTGCTGTTTTAAATTTATTATTATATTCTTTATTTAAATTTGCAAGTTTAATATCATAATCAATAAACATATCAGCGGCATCTTCAATTTCTTTATCTGACATATTGTTAAGATTCTGGTTTAAATTCATCATTAAATCTTTCTTTTCTATATAAATAGCTTCTCTTTTCTTTTCATATTCATTATATATTGGCCAGAATAATTGAGCTGTTGAAGAAGTAAGCTCTAATTTTTCAGTAATAAATGCTACTTTTTGGGCTTTTATTCTTTCTTTTTTTTCATGCATCATATTTTTGTAATTCTGTCCGTTTACAAAAGCACTTGTTTGTAACAAGAAAATAGTTATAATTAATAATTTTAAAGTTTTCATCTGTAAATATTTTTATAATTCTTCAATAATTGTGTTATAATCAATATTGTCGTCTAATAAATAATCAATTATTTCCTCAGAAGCATCATTATCACTATCAGATATATCATAATCATCATCAAGTAAAGCATCAACAAATAAAGCTTCATCATATTCATATACGTCATATTCAATAATTTCGCAAATTTCATCACTTGTTAATAATTGATTTGCGTTATTATTAAAATAATTAGTCATTACAGTATATGAAAAAACCATAACGATAATTAATGAAAATGCATAAATATATGCAAGCTGTGGCTTTGCAAAAAGAACAAATTTAGGTTTAACAACTTCCTTTTGGGCAGTAATAATTTCCTGCATTTTTAAAGGAAAGTTATCAAAATAACCATCAGGAGCCTTAAAAGGATTGTCCTTTTTAATTTTTGATAATTTGGGTGCTATTTTTGAAAGTTCGTCCATGTGCATAACAATTCTGAATGTTTGACTATTGTTTTTTATAAAGGTTTAATCGTCCTGTATTATTTTTTCAATTTTTTTTACTGCATGATGATATGAAGCTTTTAATCCACCAACCGAAGTATTTAGTATTTCGGACATTTCTTCATATTTCATTTCTTCAAAATATTTCATATTAAAGACCAATCTTTGTTTTTCGGGTAATTTTAATATTGCCTTCTGTAATTTTAACTGTAATTCATCTCCATTAAAATACTCATCACTTTCAAGTGAATTTGTCAATTGATTTTCAACATCTACCATAGGGATAAAGAATCGTCTTCGTTTTTGTTTAAGAAAAGTAATTGATTCATTTGTTGCAATTCTGTACATCCATGTATATAATTGCGAATCTGCTCTGAACTTTTCCAATCCTTTAAATACCTTAATGAAAGTATTTTGTAAAACATCATCTGTATCATCATGACCTATTACAATTTTCCTGATATGCCAGTATAATCGTTCAGTATATTTCCTAACAATCAGGTTAAAAGCATAATTACTTCTTTCCTTATCCCGAAAAATATCTAATAATTCCTTATCTGAATATTCAGTCATTAATTTTTTGAAAATTGAAATAAAATAT from the Bacteroidales bacterium genome contains:
- a CDS encoding DUF4249 domain-containing protein codes for the protein MKKKLYFILVLLIILIACEKTVYIDIPDKGRMITVNSLFNPDSLLKVSVSKSCYIMNNDIQAIENATVEVYENGNLIETLAYLNNGLYKSTTQKPSSGNTYKIKVTVPDMGTVETKSYIPLETNIISIDTASVMRTDIDGYRYEQLEFRVKFKDDANTNNYYLLEPTQIGIYTYDDDYNDTIITDTTQYFMYVESNDPSIVEYLWGKGLLFNDNLFNGNTYEFVFSSEKYFYDTTSIVINLKSISEDYFKYLATYYKHMDANWDPFMEKISVYSNVEGGVGVFGGYSTATDTIVVYGGDDYIK
- a CDS encoding TonB-dependent receptor yields the protein MKRLLFILSIYFCFQLIIFAQGQERNANFEQKIGIIKGIVIDDNTLQPIEYATISLFKKRDSVLTGGTITNQEGIFILDNLQYGRYFIKINFIGYESTVIENIKVTPKTPTVYLNKIKYKPVTHNLQEVTITGNKPIVEYKLDKKVINVEQDMTSVGGTAIDVLKNAPSVTVDMDDKVSIRGSSNITILIDGKKSAFASSSDVLQQISASSINSIEIITNPSAKYDPDGLSGIINVKMKKNKQKGFNLSVSGNAGTSNHFNTSVNANLRITKFNFYTGYDFRNNMKRFSGTTNQVNTISDSVFYLTQIGNKQREILSHTVKAGINYYLNNNNTLSGSVIYRYREYGSSGNTNYLEENQDYKKISLYDVFNNDESNRNSIDVSLDYEKKFDNPEHKLTASATYSENISNTFQTIDYEYDILDDLEIDSVSKQQNYKDDYSKLSSIQTDYVHPFNEFTRFEIGYKSMFNNNDDDYLFENYDALLSNWIMDTITTNHFIYDEQIHSVYSMFSSQLFSFQWMIGVRLEQVYRNSQQKTTNKNFADDYFNYFPTLHISREFNKNNQLQLSYSRRINRPRSRMLNPFINYSNPLFLRQGNPSLMPELIDSYELNYKYRFKKNFLITSLFYKQINDAMSRYRQLIDDNNMLMTYVNIDEKTNYGIEFIGNFNLIKWWKINTNISYFKNIVDATNFEDNSTTNESMNWTARMTNMFSLNKDLSFQVGGNYFSQSATAQGSRGAMYMVDFGARKDFPEKNLSINLRFSDVLNTMRFHFITEGKGFYSDSEFKKLSRVIYIGATYRFNTNPNNGKIKKRNGNKFDLENMMDEMF
- a CDS encoding PAS domain S-box protein; the encoded protein is MKLNTKMLISILSTSVIIFVLTIGYISIKSKNNALNNAINIADSYAKEYANMTKANINVDMDIARAMAQAFKGYKNISPDIRMNIYNDILINIAKENNNFLSVWTNWELIAIDSTWDKPFGRARFTVYRDRNNNIIFYSDTLNRSGDVVTGAYYGMKISKLETIMDPYFFSYTKRKEDEILETSVCVPMIDSNEFIGIAGIDLSLDRFVEIIDNIKPIKNSFAYLIANNGAIIAHPNHEFIGKLFSDVLAEEENKFKVTKNINEGKSFSYFRKDILTGHEFYVSYAPIIIGKSVTPWSLGIVLPVNVIMAQAEKSFYIAIIVGLFGLVILTLVIWIIARNISLPLINITNILKLLAKGHIDESTKIHISSKDEIGEIAESVNTLVNGLNSTAQFAKQIGENNLDAEFSLLSDDDILGNSLLEMRKSLKHAEEEENKRKIEDKKQNWITQGIAKFGEILRQTNDNLETLSFNIMSNLIDYIDANQGALYVKNEDDDNNIFYELKSAIAYGRSKILDKKFKPGQGLVGRCAHEKLSIYLLDIPEDYISIKSGLGKSNPKCILLIPIKLNEEIFGVIELASFNKFEEYHIKFVEKLGESIASTISSVKINEKTAKLLEQAQQQSEELSAQEEEMRQNLEELQATQEESTRRETEMNGMVDALNTTVLIMEIDMEGNITTVNDKYLEIYGLPRDKMLGKKHSDFVISAKFDSNMYYKLWDDLKFGKTMKETMYIESHGVEYWLLSTYTPIFDTKGKALKILNISINITESKQQEEEVKLLLEEANNRAQEFSEDQKIMTENLEDIKDAHEKIEEELRKEIEKLKSQKG
- a CDS encoding TonB-dependent receptor, which codes for MKKSALILCMILNISYLFAQVHTISGFVEDAKSGEKLINTNIYDSKTLKGTISNNYGFYSLTLPEGEIELIYSFIGYPPIKKQINLVKDIKINISLEPSIELQEVTVTDSRVLSEVRSTQMSQIEIPIKTVKNLPVLLGEVDIIKTIQLLPGVQSGSEGASGLYVRGGGPDQNLILLDGVPVYNVNHLFGFFSVFNADAINTISLIKGGFPARYGGRLSSVLDIRMKEGSTKKIKGEGSVGIIAAKLTIEGPIVKDKTSFIVSGRRTYIDILSYPIQYLIAQSEDIDKLRAGYYFYDVNVKINHKFSDKSRLYLSSYMGNDKVYTVVKDKGYNYEEEYKFRLRWGNITSALRWNYILNNKLFSNTTLTYSRFKFLTGLEFLYEENNKKQEFGIEYSSGIYDWAGKIDFDYMPNPNNYIRFGLNNTYHTFNPGVNTFRVISDDSDYDIDTTFGNKNIYANEFYLYAEDDIKLTSKLKSNIGVHYSTFYVKGKLYHSLEPRFSIRYLYNEKLSFKAAVTKMTQYIHLLTNSTLNMPTDLWVPVTDTIKPQRSWQYAAGVVYALTDKIALSIEGFYKNMHNLIEYKEGASYFSTGDNWENKVEIGKGWSYGAEFLIKKDIGKTTGWIGYTLSWSERQFENIGFGKIFPYKYDRRHDISIVITHKFNDNIDVGLTWVYGTGNTTTLGIERYASLEESLEGYFQGGDIEYFENRNGFRMPSYHRLDVGVNFHKEKKWGKRTWSFGLYNAYNRQNPFFLYFAHEYNYRNDQNKKVLKQLSLFPIIPSVSYKFEF
- a CDS encoding RNA polymerase sigma factor, yielding MTEYSDKELLDIFRDKERSNYAFNLIVRKYTERLYWHIRKIVIGHDDTDDVLQNTFIKVFKGLEKFRADSQLYTWMYRIATNESITFLKQKRRRFFIPMVDVENQLTNSLESDEYFNGDELQLKLQKAILKLPEKQRLVFNMKYFEEMKYEEMSEILNTSVGGLKASYHHAVKKIEKIIQDD